GGTCATCGTCACGGCCTGCCTCACCTTTGCCACCGGTGTCACTGTGGCGCTCATCATGCAGATCTACTTCGGGGACCCCCAGGTGAGGAGGAAgcggagagggagaggagagaacctGGGGAAGAGGGGTGAAGAAGCGCTTAAGAAGACCTTGGGAACCGAGGACTGGCTGAGTGGTGAAAGGGGGCCCGCAAATGGAAAGGGGAGAGGGCGGTGACATGGGAGAGGAAGGTCTCAAGGGAGGGCCTCCTGGGCGAGAGGCGGACAGAGCTCAAAGAAGGGAACTGATCAGGTAAGAGGCACTTGAGGTAAGGAAAGAAGACTCGTAGGGGAGAGTCAAGGGGATAAAAGGGCAGGGATCCCATCCCCACCCTCTGTTGGAGGTTCTGGGGTTAGTGGAGGTGCCTTAGGGAGGCAGGAGGCCCCTTCTGCCCCCACCTagtcccctcccccttccagaTCTTTCACCAGGGCGCTGTGGTGACTGATGCCGCGCACTGCACATCGCTGGGCATAGACGTGCTCAGTAAACAGGGATCTTCCGTGGATGCAGCTGTGGCAGCAGCCCTGTGTTTGGGGATCGTGGCTCCTCACAGTTCTGGCCTGGGCGGGTAAGAAGCTCCCATCTGCGGAGGTCGGGGTGCCCCAGGCCTCCTTCTGTCTCTTGGTCTGTGGGCCTCACGTGCACTTCTCCAAGTTTGAGCAGAGGGGCAACTGGGCCCCAGCTCcttgcattttctctttctaCACCCAATCTTACCCCCTTCTCTTTACATGGAGTCCAAGGAGGTGTTTTCAGAAGATTTTTCTTTAACTGGGAAAAGGATTTCATAAACTCTAAAGTGAGGTACACAGTTGGGGGTATACTGTCATTAATTAAGGCTGTGATACTTCAACTTTTAGGGTTTACAAATCCTTAAAACAAATCCCTGTGAGTCTGATGAAAGCAATGGATCCTCTATCCTCCAAAAATACACCCCAGGGTAAGACCTCTTAAAACAGACTATAAACCGGCCACCCATGGGCCACACCCGGCACACAGCCTGGTTTAGTTTAcacacttaaatttttaaaaatttggttgcTGATGTTAAAAGGTTGAGAATTttcataaaaatccagatttctaacATTTCTTGAACAATCAGGAGACCAAATAACATTGAGCCTACATTCTCACCTGGCTGCAGTTATCTGGAGCTGAATAGAAGCTGTTTCCCATGATGGGGCTTGTACTGTCCACTTGGCCATAGCTCCTACCACTCCCTTTTGTTTAGCTGTCCTGCTTTCCCTATTATGTTAGCTGGCAAGCCAGATATCTCAGATGTAACCCCCATCTCAGATGGAAGCAAACCACAGAAAATGGACAAGCTGACTAAGTCCATATCTTGGCTCCAGAAAGACCAACCTTCCAGGCCCTACGAAAGAAATTCCACTTTTGGTTGTGTACAGTCTGTCCTTACATAATTCAGtcctgggagagggagagggacgtACCACAGAGGCAGGTGCAGGAAGCTGGCAGGGTTGGAGGGGAAGCAGAACATCCCACTCTCCCAGTCTCTGGGTTTTCCCTTGTCAGGGATTAAAGGCTCCGATAACAGGCTGGAAGAGGTCCATGGACTCTGGGTCCCCTACCCCCTTGACTTCACTCCCCACCCTGATAGGGTAGCTGAGTCTCTGAATCTCTGCTGGGGAGGGAGCTCAGACACCTGACTCCTGATGATAGACTGAGCCTTTAGCCATCAGTGTGGGGGGCTTGAGGAACGGCAGGTTAATTGTTCAGAGGAGTGGCATCTTATCATCCCCCTCCCACTTCCGTGTCTCTCCTAGTGGAGGTGTGATGCTGGTACATGACATCCGACGGAATAAGAGCCACCTAATTGATTTCCGGGAGTCTGCACCAGGGGCTCTCAGAGAAGAGGCCCTGCAGAGATCCTGGGAGACCAAGGTGGGGACCCTGGTGAGAAGGGGGGGTGTCTCCCTTCACTGCCCTTCTGCTAACCCAAGCATTACCTTGCTTAATATTTACTGTGGAGGTGAGGGAAAGAGTTAAGCAGGATGCTCTTAGGCTATGAGGGAGATAGGCAGCCccccaaataaaataatgaaccaggacttccctggcagtccagtggttaagacactgcgcttccactgcaggggatgcgggttccatccccggtAcgggaaagatcctgcatgctgcaaggtgcagccaataataataataataatgaaccagaaaatctgaatatttgATAACAGGCAGTGCAGCACCACCTTACTTCTCTGGTGACTTTGCCTATCTGGCacataagaaggaagaaaaagagccaCTGAGCATTCTGAGATGTCACAGGGTAGCTGCACTATCACTCACACATCTCATTCTGAGGCTGTTGTTGGTAACTTTCCTAGCCCATGACATATTAGAAGATTATAGAGGAACTGCTAGAGGCAAACCCGCTATCTACTGAGAGCAAAGGAGGAAATAGAATAACTTGGAAAAATAGTTATTTAGTGCAGTGGCAAAAGCCAAACACACCCCTGAATTATCACAGTTCAGAGTAATGGTGGTGTGTTAATGAAAAGGTTAAATGAAGGTTACTTGTCCactattttaaaaggcaagagtAGGTATAATCCAATCTAGACAGGTTTCCATCTAAATTGTTATGTCTTGGCTCTTAAAAGGGTTTGCTTAATTTATAAATCCCTCAGCTGTGACAGATAAAGGAGGCCTTTCTGCATTTGCTGATAGGAAGTCAAGGAGGTGGGAGGGATGCCTGCTGGGGACATCTTGTCCCTCCTCTGGGATACTTGGCCTGTGTCTCTCCCCTGTGCCAGCCCCCCATCCCTGGCTTGGGGCTCTGCGGAATTCAGCCCAGCACCCCCCCTTCCAGTGACCTGgtctcctctctccctcacctGCCCGCCTTGCCCAGCCTGGGCTCTTGGTGGGGGTTCCCGGAATGGTGAAGGGGCTACACGAAGCTCACCAGCTCTATGGCAGGTAAAGGTTCTCCCCCTGGGGACCAGGGGCCCCTGCCTGCACTCCTCCTTGGGTGACCTTCTCCTACCTTCCTGGATTCTTCCCTTCCCAGCTCCCCCCTCCTAATATCCCCTTCCCTTGCCAGGACTCTCCTTCCCAggaacccccctccccgccccaggaCCCTTCTTCCTCCCCCCAGGACCTCCTCCACCCCCTGCTCTCCGGCTCCCCCAGGCTGCCATGGTCCCAGGTCCTCGCCTTCGCAGCAGCTGTGGCCCAAGATGGCTTCAACATGACCCATGATCTAGGTCAGtggggcctgggggtggagggaaaggcATGAGTTTGATGGAGAGGGGAGAAGAAACCTCTGCCATTTAGGTCCTAAGCCAGGAAGTGCCTCTCTTCCAGTTTGCTCCTCAGACCCCCTCCCCACACCACCCTACCTTCATTGGGAGGGATCCTccaatgggggggggggaatctggGATTGGCCCATATACACCACCACTACCCCCCCACTCTGTAACAGGCTCCTGGGGGGCCGGAGGGCTTAGGGCCGGCCTCTCAGGCCTCATCCACCCCACCTGTTGCGTGTACAGTCCCGACACCCCCATCCCAGCCTCATGTCCCTGCCCACAGCCCAAGCCCTGGCCGAACAGCCACCACCCAATGCGTCTGAGCGCTTCCGTGAGACGTTCCTGCCCTCGGGTCACCCGCCACTACCTGGCTCACTGCTGCGACGGCCTGACCTGGCGGCGGTGCTGGATGTGCTTGGCACCTATGGCCCCGCTGCCTTCTATGCCGGTGGCAACCTCACGCTGGAGATGGTGGCAGAGGTGAGCGTGTGGGACACACCTGGCCCTGTGGTGGAGGACCCTACTGCAGAGAAGTCCTCTTCCCCCTTACTTCCCTGTCTTTCTTTCTGCATATATTTACTGGGGATTCCATTTACTTGAAATTCTAGAATAGACAAAACTAACCTCAGAATCAGATCAGTAGTCTGGGGGATTGGAGGGGTTGACTGGGATGAGGCACAAAGAACCTCCTAGGGTGATGAGAATATTTTGTCTTGATTGAGAGAGGTACCTTTGAGCTCCCCAGTGCTGGTACCAACCTGTATAGTGGCCTGTCCTGGCCCTCCCAGGCCTGGTGGAGACCCAGTATCAGCCTCAGCTTCCCTGAGCCCACAATCCCACCCTGCTCCCTGAATTTTCTAGGGACCGAGGGAGACACCATCTTCACTTGTGATTACCAGGATTGGGGAGGATTGACACAAGGGCTTACCACCCAAGCCCAAAGAGTCTTAGTCTGAGGCAGTAATGGGTTCTGAGAACTATTGTTGATAGTTCGAAACCACTAACGGAAAATTATGTTCAAGATAAGGATACACAGACCAACTCAGTGATTGTCTCATCTGTGCAATGCGGGTGGTTATATCTATCTCTGCCATACAGTTGTGGGAATTAAACAGGTCCATCATTCATTCTACTTTCATGGAGAGCCTTCTCTGTGCCAGCTTCTGTGCTGGGCATTGGAGTTATGGATGTGGTGATAGATGCCTCTCTCAAATGGACATCCCTGGAAAGTCCAACAGCGTACTGATTTTAGATCTACTGGGTCCAGGGACTCCATCCACATTGTAAGGACTtgttctgtctctctttctttcggTCTCACAACTCTACTTTCCGCTGTTTGAAATCACTCTGTCAGAACCTTTCCACACCTGCTCTCCACCAGCCATCCTTCCAGCAAGCCATCCCAGAGAAAGAGCCTTTCTCATTCAAGCAAAGCCTGAAGGTTATGTCTCATCAGCCCATCATAGGTCTCATGACTATTCCCAAACCAGTCACGGTAGCACAGAAAAGGAATGCTCTGATTAGTCAGAACTGGGTTGCATATCCTCTCCTGGTGGTGGAGAAGGGGATGAAGGAAACTCTAACAAAGACCATCAGAGCTTTAGGAGAGAAAAACCCAAAGCTGAGTTTATTAACTTACCAGACAAAGCCAAGAAATTCAATGTGTAGGTCACTGAGGGTAGATTAGAAGTCACAGGCTTCAGGTACTTAAAAGTACTAAAAAATGAGAGGATTCCTAGGGGTTTTGCTAATTTAGGATCAAAAATTAGCATGCTGGATAGAATGAGCCCATCAGTTTGTATGGGATTAGATTATTGGTCAGTAGAGCGCTCAGTTATGTCCCATAAGGGTTGTCCTATGAGGATCATCCAGAGTTCATGGTTTTGGAGTGGCTTTAGTTGGTTGTAGTGAAATGCAGAATTCAGTTTTGATATCTCCTAGGCAAGTGCAGCTGTAAGTGGAAAATCTTCCTTCTACATAGGCAGAGGGCAGTATGTGCAAAGACATGGAGTCATGAGTTCAGGACCTGCAGGTCACTCTGGGTCGCTGTACAGAGCTCATTGGGGAATAGCAGGATGTAAAGTGGGAGAGGTAAGCAGGGGCCAGATCAcaaagggccttgaatgccaagctAAGGAGGTCATTCATAGATTGTATCCAGTacaatatctggcacatagtgggtgcttATTGTTAGtgctttcccccttcctttttcCTGGGGTACCCACAGCTGATGGGGTCTCTAAAGGCCATGATGGGAACTGCAGAAGGCACAATATTTATAACCATTTGATCTGTGTATGATCCAAACATATACCTTAGGCTAAACCGCATGCTTACAGTGTGGTGTGTGACTCACAGTGGTGGGGGTCATTCTCTCCCCTCCAGGCTCAGCATGCAGGGGGTGTCATAACTGAGGAGGACTTCAGCAACTACACTGCCCTCTTGGAGAAGCCTGTGTGTGGCGTGTACAGAGGTGACCTCTCCCCCAGCTCCCAGGGTCCCCACTCAGGAGAAGCCTCCCAGTCCTCGGCCACATGCATTTGGCCTAGTGGCTCCTCCCCATTACACAAAAGAGAAACCGAAGCAATGAGCTGCCTAAACAGCCAACCGTTGATGCAAGCCAGAGTCAGCCTACTTCTAAAGTAGTTGTGGAGTCAGTTACCCCAAATATTTAGGATATGGAGAGGGAGGTCTGGTCAAAGGCTAAGGCCTGGAATTTGGGGTTCTGgccataggttttctttttttttttaatagatttattttatttgtgtatttatttattggctgtgttcaGTCTtccattgctgtgcgcgggctttctctagttgcagcgagcggggctactcttcgttgcggtgcgagggcctctcattgcagtggcttctcttgttgaggaccacaggctccaggcgtgcaggcttcagcagttgtggctcgcgggctccagagcgcaggctcagtagctgtggcgcacgggcctagttgctccgcggcatgtgggatcctcctggaccagggctcaaacccgtgtcccctgcattggcaggcggactctcaaccactgcaccaccagggaagccccataggtttTCTTGATTCAGGGTCTGTGTTgcctcagccccctccccagccccactctcACTGCCCTATGCTTTTCCTAAGAAGAGTCCATAAGACCAAAATCCGTCTTAGCTTCAGGTTAGAACAAACCCTTCAGGTCAGGTTAGAACAAACCCTTCAAGACAGTCAGAGACCTTTCCCCCTCATTGTgccaaaaggaaactgaggcccagggaaggaatgGACCTTAACCTGCCAAACTCAAAACCAGTGAGGAGCCCAGAAAGCCAAGCTTATGACATGGGTAAACTCCATGTTTGCAAACCCAGAGTGGTAGGCTCCTGAGTCCCTCAGAAGGTTCTCAGGCTTTCTCCCCCCAAGGAGGCCCAGATAACCTCAAGCTCCAGGAGAGGCTGCCTCTGCATTCAGGTTTCCAGGCCTCAATCTCTTAAGCCTAATTCTTCTACCAGAAGTGGTGTTATACTGAGCAGAGGAAGAGCATAGCTTTGGAGCCAggaagacctgggtttgagtaCCAGCTGTGCCATTCACCTTGAACAAGCCACTTCCCACTCAGAGCCTTGTTTCCCTccttaaaatggagatgataatagtgCCTACTGCTCAGGGTGCCCATGAGGAGGTGAAGAGATGATGTTGGAAGTTATCCTGATCAGAACGGGCACTGAATGTGTAgtatttgatttccatttgccctCTGCAGCCTGGGTTCTCTTGGTAATACTGGTACCTTTAGTACTCTGGACTCCCCTTACCTCTTGTAACTTTGGACCAGCTGCCTCTTtggtacctcagtttccttacctgtaaaatgggaatggtaaCAGTACccgttatgaggattaaatgagttaattagtTAATGTTACTGTCATGTGTCAAGTATTATTATTGTTCCTTTCATGTCCAAACATCCAGTAACAGGGGCCTCAAATAGAAAGAGAAGTTGGCTGTTTCCAGGAAGTTTCAGGGGTGGGACCAGCAGGAGCCATGCATAATATCCTGGCCTAAGGGAGGAGCTGAAAGGAGACACATGGTGGACCAGGACTCTGGACATCTGGACACCTGTCCCTGCTCTGCCAATGGACTGcagtgtgactctgggcaaatcACAGTTTtcttgagccttagtttcctcatatggatgaggaaactaaagacaAGTGTTCTGGGTTGGAGTCCTGGCCCTGCCCTTGActtgctgtgtgaacttgggtggGTCCTTTTGCCTCCCAGTGTACTTTTCCTACCTGATGAGGGGGTTCAGTGCAGTGGTTTCAGTCTGTGTGATGGAGGGATGTGGAGATGCCTTGACCTCTCCCCTGCCGTCGGTAATTTCCTGTCCTTTCAGGCCACCTGGTTCTCAGTCCCCGACCCCCACACACGGGCCCTGCCCTCATCAGTGCTCTCAACATCCTCGAGGGCTTCAATCTCACCAGGCTGGTATCCCGGGAACAGGCTCTTCACTGGGTGGCAGAGGTAAGGCTGACCCCTCCATTCCATTCTGGGTCTGGGGACACTAAGAGTGGGGGGATGGGGTAGTGCCAGAAGGCCTGACTAAATGACCTCCAAGTTTTCTCACACAGCACCCTGGTGTGGGTGCTGGGAGGGGCTTGGCAACCTCTTCCACACCCCTGTTCTCTTTTCAGACCCTGAAGATCGCATTAGCTCTGGCCAGCAGACTGGGAGATCCCATCTACGATTCTACCATCACTGAGAGCATGGATGACATGCTCAGGTGGGTCCTGAGGGGCAGGACCCTGGGTACTGCAGAGGCGGTGGCAGGTGTGGGGAAAGAAAAGCAGCTGGTGGAGCAATAAGGCCTGAAGGCCCAAGTCAATTTCAGCTCAACCCCAACTCACAGTGTGACACTAGTTGCCTCACCTTGCGCCTTAGTTTCCGCATCTGTGCAACAAGATGGTCTACTTTATATAGCTCTCAAATTTTTTTGACCCTAGCAGGGCACCTATATGGACCCATCTGTTCCGCCTTTTGAGTAGAAAAAGAAAGCCTAATAACAATGAAAAGAGCCCCCAAGCAAATACTAGAGATGGTGGGGATTTTGATTCAAATGTACTTACATCAGCAGCATAACATAGTAGTAAGATTGTGGGCTCTAGTCGGACTTCctcagttcaaatcccagcctcaCCATCCACTAGCTGTgcagccttgggcaagtcatttaaactctctaagtctcagtttctacAAGGGCCTGCCATTAACAGTGCCAGCCTCATGAGGTCATGGTGCGGACTAAACAAGAtcatacatgtaaagcacttagcaagttgtctggcacataataaatattcaacaaatatcgCTGTTATTCTCAATTGGCAATAGAGGTAAGATTGATTACTATTTAGCTGCTACTATAACTGACTTAAAGGCTAGCTAAAGGAAAAATCAGAAGCCAAAAATACAGTTCATGTAAATTTATACTGATACTCAAACAACCCTCTATGAATTAagttgcaaatgatgagactaaATGAACAGCTaataattaaaaagcagaaacagcaGCAACCAAAAACGAAAACCAGCTCAAGGCCACAAGGATAAAGCCTAAAAACCAAGCCTCCCCCTCTCCGCCTGCCCCCAAACCACTTGAAACAAAACCCTCTGTGCCTTCTCTGTGTGGCCACTTGCCCTCGTGGTTGAAAACTGAATGGACGTACTCAGTAATCCTTGGTAATTTGTCATTCTCTAGTCAGTTAGAATGACTAACTAACCATTATCAGGTAAGAAACCCTCAgttgaactttaaaaatagaaaattgcaTGTTTTCAAGATCAATGCAAATTTAGCTCTAAAACACGAACACCTATGTTAAATTAATTTAACTAATTTATCCAATAAATAGTTATTGCTGTGCCAAGTCCTCCTGTGCCTTGAAGAAAAAATTCTAATAGCAAGTAAAGGTCCCTGTATACAAAACCCTCCTCTAACTAAACTCTTAATAAAACTTTACTCCTGGACTACAAACGCTAGGTTAAATGAATTCAGTTTGTTCATtcaaagcaaatattttctgagtatcccctatgttccaggtactttcatagaaaggattaaatgaatataGTCAAGTAACCAAAAGACTTGATTTAAACATGAAATAAATTCAACATTGCCTCTAGAAGAAAACCTGAATAACACCTAAATAAATTCAGTTCAATAACTATTTCCTGTTTATTCCCTATATGCTAGGAATAAATGAGCCTCTGCTCTCATAGACCTAACAGTTCAGTGGGGGGAGGcagatattaatcaaataatTGCACAAACAGCACAAAGTATGGTAGGTGGGGTGTAATGAGAGCCTGTTGTGTGTTCATCTCCTACCTCTTGTCTTTCCAGCAAAGTGGAAGCTGCCTACTTCCGGGGCCAGATCAATGACTCCCAGACAGCCCCTGTCCCGCTCCTGCCCATCTATGAGCTAAATGGGGCTCCCACGGCTGCCCAGGTGCTGATCATGGGCCCTGACGACTTCATTGTAGCCATGGTCAGGTATGCCAGCTCAGACTCAGAACCTGGCACAAGAGATCATCTGGACCAGGAAGGAGGtgcgggtggggtgggagtgagggcagGCGCAGGGCTCACCTGGCCCTAACCTCGGCCCCCAGCTCCTTGAACCGGCCCTTTGGCAGCGGCCTCATCACCCCCTCGGGGATCCTGCTCAACAGCCAGATGCTGGACTTCTCTTGGCCTAACAGGACTGCTAACCACCCTGCGCCCAGCCTGGTAGGGCCTTGCTTCCCTCCTCCCCGGGGACCCTGAAGCTAAGTAGAAGGTGCAGTAGTAtgactgctcctccctccccacttcttcTAGGAAATTATATTATAGAGAAAAACAGCCTAAACAAGGTGTCCACTTCATCCCCAGCCCAAGTCCAGGGCTTGGAGCCTGTTGGGCGCAAAGAAACCTCGTCCCATTCTgctaccatctcactgtgtgaCACAGGGAAAGTCTTGccccctctctggtcctcagtttcttcacctactTTACAGTGAGGATATTGGCCCCCTTTTGATGCTTTGGGTACTTTTCAGCATTAGTAGTTTATGACTGTGTGATGCTGGGCACTAAAGGGGCACTGAAGAGGGACCCAAGAAGAAAGGAGATGTGAATTATTGTCTATTGTGAGAGCAGCATTCTTAACTCCCTGCAGGCTGGGACCCCAGTAggacaaagacagagagagatgacCAGGGCGGGGCTTATTCTGTTCTTTCTCATAGTCATCTTTCTTGGCTTGATCCCTCTCCTGCCACCCATGGTAGCCCCATAGCAGCCCCTTAGCTCAGTGGGTCCATTATCTACCTCAGTTATCCAGGGACCCTGCCCATTTCACAAACAGCAGACTGTGGCCTGGGGATGGGCCAGTCCCCATGAAGACTGCGCCTGTGGAAGATTCAGGAGAGAGAGATGTTGGAAGAGTGGTGGAGTAGCCCTTTCCTGTCTTGCCCCGCCTCTTATTCCCCTGTGGTCTCGGTCCTCTGACAACAGGAAAACTCGGTGCAGCCAGGGAAGCGGCCACTGTCTTTCCTGCTGCCCACTGTGGTCCGGCCAGCAGAAGGACTCTGTGGGACCTACCTTGCCCTGGGGGCCAATGGAGCTGCCCGGGGCCTCAGCGGCCTGACCCAGGTGAGTTTTCCCCCGTGATGGGCCTTCTGTGGCCAGGAGGCAAGCTGTGACCTGGGCTGCACATGCCTCTCATGTCTCTGACTTGTCCTCATCTCCTACTCACGTAGCAAACGTGGGCTGAGGCTGCTTTGTGCCAGGCCCATCCTGAGCACTGGGGACATGAACTACATTGTTCTTAGCAAAAATGGAGCCCTGAATCGCCATGTCTTCTCAGGTTGCAGGACCAGTAGAATGGAGAGGTGATAGAACATCTGGGCTGCCTGGGTTCTGTCAATCTCTAGTCCCATCATGCCTCTAGTCAACATCTGAATAACAAGCAGCCTACTTTAGGGTCTGCTTTTGAAAGGAAGGGCCTGCTACCTTCTAAAACACCTCACAACAGTTCCACGAATATCTTGAGCACCTGATATATGCGTCAGGCCCGTACTTTGGCAGGTGGTGAGTTAACACACctgagctttggaatcagacacctCTGGGTCCCAGCCTAAGTGCTGCCAATTTCCAACTGTGTGGTGTTGGGGaattcacttaacctctctgaacctcagtctcctcatctgtaaaatgaagataaaaacaaatagataACATTTATGGAGATTTTACTAAGTACCAGGCACAGTGTTACATGTGGTAACCCTTTTAAGCTTCCCAACTTTGGGAGGAATCcttatttctatttcatagatgaggaaactgagacccagagaagttaagaagtTAGGTTCAGTTTAATAAGAATGGGCAGACAGTTTGGTTACAGAGCCTACCCATACTTCCAGCCACTAAGCTGAAAGTACCCACATTGTGCCCTAGACCAGCCCCAGCTATTAGCCCTCTCCTGGCCAAGAAGAAGGGAGGAGAGCCTTGGGTTGTATTAAAGGAGACCTGGTGCTAGTGATGCCTCTTCCCTAGCTCTCTCCAAACTCTGGAAAGAATTGCTTTTCTTCTCTGGCCCTTGgtttcccctctgtaaaatggagacagtcaTCACAGGCCTGCCTGTTTTCTGGGGCTGTTGAGAAACTCAGATGACATCCCTGGTGTAAGTGTTCTAAAGACTAAGGAGTCTGGACCAGGGGCGAAGGCTGTGGATTCCTGAACCCACACCTCTGGGACAGCCCTGATTTCTGCCCCTTGGCTGCCTACAGGTCCTCCTGAATGTCCTGACCTTGAACCGGAATCTGAGTGACAGCCTGGCCCGTGGCCGCCTGCACCCCGACCTGCAGACCAACCTCCTGCAGGTGGACAGTGAGTGAAGAGCAAAGGTCCCCATGGGGTGGGCACAGGGCAGGGTGGAGAAAGGGGCTCCTCCCAAGGGTGCCCCTGCCTCTACCAGCACCAACTCCATGCCAATGAAAGTTTGGTTTCTTTTAACCAACTCCTACTGGAACAGTGGAAGATCTGCGATTGGGACCTGTCCTGCCATTTCCTGGCTGTGGCCTTGGGAAATTCACATCTCcactctgagcc
The DNA window shown above is from Kogia breviceps isolate mKogBre1 chromosome 14, mKogBre1 haplotype 1, whole genome shotgun sequence and carries:
- the GGT7 gene encoding glutathione hydrolase 7 isoform X1, which gives rise to MAAENEASQESALGAYSPVDYMSITSFPRLPEDEPAPAAPLRSRKDEDAFLGDPDTDPDSFLKSARLQRLPSSSSEMGSQDGSPLRETRKDPFSAAASECSCRQDGLTVIVTACLTFATGVTVALIMQIYFGDPQIFHQGAVVTDAAHCTSLGIDVLSKQGSSVDAAVAAALCLGIVAPHSSGLGGGGVMLVHDIRRNKSHLIDFRESAPGALREEALQRSWETKPGLLVGVPGMVKGLHEAHQLYGRLPWSQVLAFAAAVAQDGFNMTHDLAQALAEQPPPNASERFRETFLPSGHPPLPGSLLRRPDLAAVLDVLGTYGPAAFYAGGNLTLEMVAENLSTPALHQPSFQQAIPEKEPFSFKQSLKAQHAGGVITEEDFSNYTALLEKPVCGVYRGHLVLSPRPPHTGPALISALNILEGFNLTRLVSREQALHWVAETLKIALALASRLGDPIYDSTITESMDDMLSKVEAAYFRGQINDSQTAPVPLLPIYELNGAPTAAQVLIMGPDDFIVAMVSSLNRPFGSGLITPSGILLNSQMLDFSWPNRTANHPAPSLENSVQPGKRPLSFLLPTVVRPAEGLCGTYLALGANGAARGLSGLTQVLLNVLTLNRNLSDSLARGRLHPDLQTNLLQVDSEFTEEEIEFLEARGHHVEKVDVLSWVHGSRRTNNFIIGVKDPRSPDAAGATIL
- the GGT7 gene encoding glutathione hydrolase 7 isoform X4, which translates into the protein MAAENEASQESALGAYSPVDYMSITSFPRLPEDEPAPAAPLRSRKDEDAFLGDPDTDPDSFLKSARLQRLPSSSSEMGSQDGSPLRETRKDPFSAAASECSCRQDGLTVIVTACLTFATGVTVALIMQIYFGDPQIFHQGAVVTDAAHCTSLGIDVLSKQGSSVDAAVAAALCLGIVAPHSSGLGGGGVMLVHDIRRNKSHLIDFRESAPGALREEALQRSWETKVGTLPGLLVGVPGMVKGLHEAHQLYGRLPWSQVLAFAAAVAQDGFNMTHDLAQALAEQPPPNASERFRETFLPSGHPPLPGSLLRRPDLAAVLDVLGTYGPAAFYAGGNLTLEMVAENLSTPALHQPSFQQAIPEKEPFSFKQSLKAQHAGGVITEEDFSNYTALLEKPVCGVYRGHLVLSPRPPHTGPALISALNILEGFNLTRLVSREQALHWVAETLKIALALASRLGDPIYDSTITESMDDMLSKVEAAYFRGQINDSQTAPVPLLPIYELNGAPTAAQVLIMGPDDFIVAMVSSLNRPFGSGLITPSGILLNSQMLDFSWPNRTANHPAPSLENSVQPGKRPLSFLLPTVVRPAEGLCGTYLALGANGAARGLSGLTQVLLNVLTLNRNLSDSLARGRLHPDLQTNLLQVDMEDLRLGPVLPFPGCGLGKFTSPL
- the GGT7 gene encoding glutathione hydrolase 7 isoform X2, with protein sequence MAAENEASQESALGAYSPVDYMSITSFPRLPEDEPAPAAPLRSRKDEDAFLGDPDTDPDSFLKSARLQRLPSSSSEMGSQDGSPLRETRKDPFSAAASECSCRQDGLTVIVTACLTFATGVTVALIMQIYFGDPQIFHQGAVVTDAAHCTSLGIDVLSKQGSSVDAAVAAALCLGIVAPHSSGLGGGGVMLVHDIRRNKSHLIDFRESAPGALREEALQRSWETKDLLHPLLSGSPRLPWSQVLAFAAAVAQDGFNMTHDLAQALAEQPPPNASERFRETFLPSGHPPLPGSLLRRPDLAAVLDVLGTYGPAAFYAGGNLTLEMVAENLSTPALHQPSFQQAIPEKEPFSFKQSLKAQHAGGVITEEDFSNYTALLEKPVCGVYRGHLVLSPRPPHTGPALISALNILEGFNLTRLVSREQALHWVAETLKIALALASRLGDPIYDSTITESMDDMLSKVEAAYFRGQINDSQTAPVPLLPIYELNGAPTAAQVLIMGPDDFIVAMVSSLNRPFGSGLITPSGILLNSQMLDFSWPNRTANHPAPSLENSVQPGKRPLSFLLPTVVRPAEGLCGTYLALGANGAARGLSGLTQVLLNVLTLNRNLSDSLARGRLHPDLQTNLLQVDSEFTEEEIEFLEARGHHVEKVDVLSWVHGSRRTNNFIIGVKDPRSPDAAGATIL
- the GGT7 gene encoding glutathione hydrolase 7 isoform X8 yields the protein MAAENEASQESALGAYSPVDYMSITSFPRLPEDEPAPAAPLRSRKDEDAFLGDPDTDPDSFLKSARLQRLPSSSSEMGSQDGSPLRETRKDPFSAAASECSCRQDGLTVIVTACLTFATGVTVALIMQIYFGDPQIFHQGAVVTDAAHCTSLGIDVLSKQGSSVDAAVAAALCLGIVAPHSSGLGGGGVMLVHDIRRNKSHLIDFRESAPGALREEALQRSWETKVGTLPGLLVGVPGMVKGLHEAHQLYGRLPWSQVLAFAAAVAQDGFNMTHDLAQALAEQPPPNASERFRETFLPSGHPPLPGSLLRRPDLAAVLDVLGTYGPAAFYAGGNLTLEMVAENLSTPALHQPSFQQAIPEKEPFSFKQSLKAQHAGGVITEEDFSNYTALLEKPVCGVYRGHLVLSPRPPHTGPALISALNILEGFNLTRLVSREQALHWVAETLKIALALASRLGDPIYDSTITESMDDMLSKVEAAYFRGQINDSQTAPVPLLPIYELNGAPTAAQVLIMGPDDFIVAMVSSLNRPFGSGLITPSGILLNSQMLDFSWPNRTANHPAPSLENSVQPGKRPLSFLLPTVVRPAEGLCGTYLALGANGAARGLSGLTQVLLNVLTLNRNLSDSLARGRLHPDLQTNLLQVDSEFTEEEIEFLEARGHHVEKVDVLSWVHGSRRTNNFIIGVKDPRSPDAAGATIL